The Mycolicibacterium flavescens genome has a segment encoding these proteins:
- the thiD gene encoding phosphomethylpyrimidine kinase, which translates to MTYLPLPPPRTTPVRVMTIAGSDSGGGAGIQADMRTFALLGVHGLVAVTAVTVQNSVGVKGFHEIPLDVIAGQIEAVTSDIGVQAAKTGMLASSEIIDTVAETWRAQGMAGSVPLVVDPVCASMHGDPLLHPSALDSLRAQLFPLATLVTPNLDEVRLLTDIEVIDPSSQREAARALHALGPQWALVKGGHLRASAQSPDLLFGGTEFHEFDATRIDTGHDHGAGDTLAAAIASALAHGYSVPDAVAFGKRWVTECLRAAYPLGRGHGPVSALFRLTE; encoded by the coding sequence ATGACCTACCTACCACTGCCGCCGCCCCGTACCACCCCGGTGCGGGTGATGACGATCGCCGGATCCGATTCTGGCGGAGGCGCGGGAATCCAGGCCGACATGCGCACGTTCGCTCTGCTCGGGGTTCACGGCCTGGTTGCGGTCACCGCCGTCACCGTTCAGAACTCGGTCGGGGTCAAGGGTTTTCACGAGATTCCCCTCGACGTCATCGCAGGACAGATCGAAGCCGTGACCTCCGACATCGGCGTGCAGGCAGCCAAGACGGGGATGCTGGCGTCATCGGAGATCATCGACACCGTCGCCGAAACCTGGCGCGCACAGGGCATGGCCGGTTCGGTGCCTTTGGTCGTCGACCCTGTGTGCGCCTCCATGCACGGTGATCCCCTTTTGCATCCCAGTGCGCTGGATTCACTGCGGGCACAACTGTTCCCGTTGGCGACACTGGTGACACCGAACCTCGACGAGGTGCGCCTGCTCACCGACATCGAGGTCATCGACCCCTCATCCCAGCGGGAGGCGGCCCGCGCACTGCACGCACTCGGACCGCAGTGGGCACTGGTCAAGGGAGGCCACCTGCGAGCGTCGGCGCAGAGCCCCGATCTGCTGTTCGGCGGCACCGAGTTCCACGAATTCGACGCCACGCGCATCGACACCGGCCACGACCACGGCGCCGGTGACACGTTGGCCGCAGCCATCGCCAGCGCGCTGGCACACGGCTATTCGGTACCCGACGCCGTCGCGTTCGGTAAACGCTGGGTCACCGAATGTCTGCGTGCCGCTTACCCGTTGGGACGCGGTCACGGCCCGGTGTCGGCGCTGTTCAGGCTCACCGAGTGA
- a CDS encoding alpha/beta hydrolase superfamily enzyme, predicted hydrolase, which yields MNLEPIAGVAHEPDADPAGVVVLTHGAGGSREAPLLKRLCDEWAGRGWLAVRYNLPYRRRRPKGPPSGSAKVDQEGVIEAIDVARTLADGPVIAGGHSYGGRMTSMAVADGAAHIDVLTLFSYPLHPPGKPERARTEHLPRITVPTVFTHGTADPFGSIDELRSAAALIGAPAEVVEITGARHDLVSKTLNVPALAVDAALRLSGAS from the coding sequence GTGAACCTCGAACCGATCGCGGGTGTCGCCCACGAACCCGACGCCGACCCCGCCGGTGTCGTCGTCCTCACCCACGGCGCCGGCGGCAGCAGGGAAGCACCGCTACTCAAGAGGCTCTGTGACGAGTGGGCCGGACGCGGTTGGCTTGCGGTGCGCTACAACCTGCCCTACCGGCGCCGCCGGCCCAAGGGCCCGCCGTCTGGATCCGCCAAGGTCGACCAGGAGGGAGTGATCGAGGCCATCGACGTCGCCCGCACGCTCGCCGACGGCCCCGTCATCGCGGGCGGGCACTCCTACGGCGGGCGGATGACATCGATGGCGGTGGCCGACGGAGCAGCCCACATCGACGTTCTGACACTGTTCTCGTATCCACTTCATCCGCCCGGAAAGCCCGAACGCGCACGCACCGAACATCTTCCGCGCATCACGGTACCCACGGTGTTCACGCACGGCACCGCCGACCCGTTCGGATCGATCGACGAACTCCGGTCCGCCGCCGCCCTGATCGGCGCACCCGCCGAGGTCGTCGAGATCACCGGCGCCCGCCACGATCTGGTCTCCAAGACACTCAATGTGCCTGCGCTGGCTGTGGATGCGGCAT